The Acidobacteriota bacterium genome window below encodes:
- the cysD gene encoding sulfate adenylyltransferase subunit CysD translates to MTVHTTLGHLRALEAESIHILRETVAEFERPVMLYSIGKDSSVLLRLAQKAFHPAPIPFPLLHVDTTYKFREMIAFRDWYAREVGARLLVHTNAGAIADGTQPYAVGTQRCCALLKTRALLDALRAGGFDAAIGGARRDEERSRAKERIFSVRDADGQWDPRRQRPELWRLLNGRLRPGESIRVFPLSNWTELDVWHYIDAERIPVVPLYFAREREVIVRGSGLILAEQPFVPLRPGERAERVLCRMRSLGCSPCTGAIRSAADTVPRIIEELIATRVSERQLRIIDHDQDGSMELKKREGYF, encoded by the coding sequence ATGACCGTGCACACGACCCTGGGCCATCTGCGCGCGCTGGAGGCGGAGAGCATCCACATTCTGCGCGAGACCGTCGCGGAGTTCGAGCGGCCGGTGATGCTCTATTCAATCGGCAAGGACTCTTCGGTCCTGCTGCGGCTCGCACAGAAGGCGTTCCATCCCGCGCCGATCCCGTTTCCGCTGCTTCACGTCGACACGACGTACAAGTTCCGCGAGATGATCGCGTTCCGCGACTGGTACGCCCGGGAGGTTGGTGCGCGGTTGCTCGTCCACACCAACGCCGGCGCGATCGCCGACGGCACCCAGCCGTACGCCGTCGGGACGCAACGCTGCTGCGCCCTGCTGAAGACGCGCGCGCTGCTGGACGCCCTGCGGGCGGGCGGCTTCGACGCGGCGATCGGCGGCGCGCGGCGCGATGAGGAACGGTCGCGCGCGAAGGAACGGATCTTCTCGGTCCGCGACGCGGACGGGCAGTGGGATCCCCGCCGCCAGCGCCCGGAGCTCTGGCGCCTCCTGAACGGGCGGCTCCGTCCCGGCGAGAGCATCCGCGTCTTCCCGCTTTCGAACTGGACGGAGCTCGACGTCTGGCACTACATCGACGCCGAGCGCATTCCCGTCGTCCCGCTCTATTTCGCCAGGGAGCGCGAGGTGATCGTCCGGGGCAGCGGCCTGATCCTCGCCGAGCAGCCGTTCGTGCCGCTGCGGCCGGGCGAGCGCGCCGAGCGCGTGCTGTGCCGCATGCGCTCGCTCGGCTGCTCGCCGTGCACCGGCGCAATCCGTTCGGCGGCCGACACCGTGCCGAGGATCATCGAAGAGCTGATTGCCACGCGCGTCTCGGAGCGGCAGCTGCGCATCATCGATCACGACCAGGACGGCTCGATGGAGCTCAAGAAACGCGAGGGTTACTTCTGA
- a CDS encoding GTP-binding protein produces MSDLLRLCTAGSVDDGKSTLVGRLLYESRAVYEDQIHAVSRATRQGGADAIDFSLFTDGLRAEREQGITIDVAYRYFATSRRKFILADTPGHEQYTRNMATGASTADLAMLLVDVQQGVREQTRRHARIARLLGITSFVLAVNKMDLVGFDRDTFDAVCREFADLAGDALVRAIPLSALCGDNVIARSQRTPWYDGPSLLEHLETAEIAADRPQGGFRFPVQIVLRSDGGFRGYAGQVVSGSIRPGDEVTVWPSGIRTRVRRITTWDGDAAVAFAPMSVALEVDADVDIGRGDLLSTGAVHVSRRFTAEVVWMDERPLDPRRPYLLKHTSRTVTADVEGRLELNEIGSVTLTTSRPLAFDPYARNRATGSFVLIDPATGFTSAAGMIVRPETEQVAPTFSTGAAGRIALAARAAHSDGEAIDAVRRALEEILT; encoded by the coding sequence ATGAGCGACCTCCTCCGCCTCTGCACCGCCGGGAGCGTCGACGATGGGAAGAGCACGCTCGTCGGGCGCCTGCTCTACGAGTCGCGCGCCGTCTACGAAGACCAGATCCACGCCGTGTCCCGGGCCACGCGGCAGGGGGGCGCGGACGCGATCGACTTCTCGCTGTTCACCGACGGCCTGCGCGCCGAGCGAGAGCAGGGGATCACGATCGACGTCGCGTACCGGTACTTCGCGACGAGCCGCCGCAAGTTCATCCTGGCAGACACGCCCGGGCACGAGCAGTACACGCGCAACATGGCCACCGGCGCGTCGACGGCCGACCTGGCGATGCTGCTCGTGGACGTGCAGCAGGGCGTGCGCGAGCAGACGCGGCGGCACGCCCGGATCGCACGGCTGCTCGGGATCACGAGCTTCGTGCTGGCTGTGAACAAGATGGACCTGGTCGGGTTCGATCGCGACACGTTCGACGCCGTGTGCCGGGAGTTCGCCGATCTCGCCGGCGATGCCCTCGTCCGCGCCATCCCGCTGAGCGCACTGTGCGGCGACAACGTGATCGCCCGCAGCCAGCGAACCCCGTGGTACGACGGGCCGAGCCTTCTCGAGCACCTGGAGACGGCGGAGATCGCGGCCGATCGGCCGCAGGGCGGGTTCCGATTCCCCGTGCAGATCGTCCTGCGGTCCGACGGCGGCTTCCGCGGCTATGCCGGACAGGTGGTCTCCGGCTCGATCCGTCCTGGCGACGAGGTCACGGTGTGGCCGTCGGGCATCCGGACACGGGTCCGCCGAATCACGACGTGGGACGGGGATGCCGCAGTGGCCTTCGCCCCGATGTCGGTGGCGCTGGAGGTCGATGCCGACGTCGACATCGGTCGCGGCGACCTGCTGTCGACGGGCGCGGTGCACGTGTCGCGGCGGTTCACCGCCGAGGTCGTGTGGATGGACGAGCGGCCGCTCGATCCGCGCCGCCCGTACCTGCTGAAGCACACCTCGCGAACGGTCACGGCCGATGTCGAAGGGCGGCTGGAACTGAACGAGATCGGCAGCGTCACACTGACCACATCCCGACCGCTGGCGTTCGACCCTTATGCCCGGAACCGGGCGACCGGCAGTTTCGTACTCATCGATCCGGCCACAGGCTTCACGTCGGCCGCGGGCATGATCGTTCGCCCGGAGACAGAGCAGGTCGCCCCGACGTTCTCCACGGGAGCGGCGGGCCGGATCGCGCTGGCCGCTCGCGCGGCGCACTCCGACGGCGAGGCGATAGACGCCGTGCGCCGCGCCCTGGAGGAGATCCTCACATGA
- a CDS encoding phosphoadenylyl-sulfate reductase, translating into MTNPQRIIAEQLAGATAPCVTSSFQADCVVLLHMLLEVRPGIPVLFLDTVHHFAETYAYRDTLAQRWNLNLVNLRSAAPVPGLWRQSTTECCARHKVEPLFAALASYDVWFTALRREQSPSRSRLAETEPVELPGGNILRKVSPLAAWTITEVRAYASEHAIPLLPLYARGYTSIGCEPCTSLPLDPGNQRSGRWGGEKLECGIHLHGRPGPPLESRSDGEVDA; encoded by the coding sequence ATGACCAATCCGCAGCGGATCATCGCCGAACAACTGGCTGGCGCGACAGCGCCGTGCGTCACCTCGAGCTTCCAGGCCGATTGCGTCGTGCTGCTGCACATGCTTCTGGAGGTGCGGCCCGGCATCCCGGTGCTGTTCCTGGATACCGTGCACCACTTCGCGGAAACCTACGCCTATCGCGACACGCTCGCGCAGCGGTGGAACCTCAACCTCGTCAACCTCCGGTCCGCCGCTCCCGTGCCGGGACTGTGGCGGCAGAGCACGACCGAGTGCTGCGCGCGCCACAAGGTGGAGCCGCTCTTCGCGGCCCTCGCGTCGTACGACGTCTGGTTCACCGCCCTGCGCCGCGAGCAGTCGCCGAGCCGGTCGCGGCTTGCGGAGACGGAGCCGGTCGAACTGCCCGGCGGCAACATCCTGCGGAAGGTCAGCCCGCTGGCGGCGTGGACCATAACGGAGGTGCGCGCCTACGCGAGCGAGCACGCGATCCCGCTGCTGCCGCTCTACGCGCGTGGCTACACCAGCATCGGCTGCGAGCCGTGCACGTCGCTGCCTCTCGACCCCGGCAACCAGAGGTCGGGGCGCTGGGGAGGCGAGAAGCTGGAATGCGGCATTCATCTGCACGGGCGTCCCGGCCCGCCGCTCGAATCGCGAAGCGATGGAGAGGTCGATGCCTGA